CAAAGCTGAAAAGATGGGGCCACATGGCCAAGACATTTACTAAGTTGGGTAAGCAGATTGCTATTGCTGTGAAGGCAGGCGGTCCAGAACCAGAGAACAACCCATCATTGCGTGCTATCATCGCTAACTGTAAGCGTGAGAACATGCCTAAGGATAACATCGCTCGTGCCATCAAGAACGCTTGTGGCAAGGATACCAGCGATTACAAGGAAGTAACATACGAGGGATATGGCCCTCACGGAGTGGCTGTCTTCGTTGATACTCTGACAGACAACACTACACGTACTGTTGCTGACGTTCGTTCTATCTTCAACAAATTCAGCGGAAACTTGGGTACAACAGGTTCTCTGTCTTTCCTCTTCGACCACAAGGCTGTGTTCACATTCAAGAAGAAGGAAGGTCTGGATATGGATGAGATGATTCTCGACCTGATCGACTACGGCGTAGAAGATGAGTTTGATGAGGATGAGGAGAACAACGAAATCACTATCTATGGTGCTCCTACAAGCTTCGGTGAGATTCAGAAGCACCTGGAGGCTGAGGGTTTCGAAGTAACTGGTGCTGAGTTCACTTACATCCCTAATAATTTGAAGGATGTAACTCCTGAGGAGCGCGAAACTATCGACAAGATGGTTGAGAAGTTGGAAGAGTTTGACGATGTTCAGACTGTATATACCAACATGAAGCCAGAAATTCCTGTAGACGCAGAATAAGCATTATGTTGCAGCAAGACAAACAGGATAAGTTGCAGAAGGTAACTTATCAGACTCAT
This Segatella copri DSM 18205 DNA region includes the following protein-coding sequences:
- a CDS encoding YebC/PmpR family DNA-binding transcriptional regulator; this encodes MGRAFEYRKATKLKRWGHMAKTFTKLGKQIAIAVKAGGPEPENNPSLRAIIANCKRENMPKDNIARAIKNACGKDTSDYKEVTYEGYGPHGVAVFVDTLTDNTTRTVADVRSIFNKFSGNLGTTGSLSFLFDHKAVFTFKKKEGLDMDEMILDLIDYGVEDEFDEDEENNEITIYGAPTSFGEIQKHLEAEGFEVTGAEFTYIPNNLKDVTPEERETIDKMVEKLEEFDDVQTVYTNMKPEIPVDAE